ACACTATTCTATTAAACTAAgccttttattttatctatattttgtctttttgtaGCTAAATTAGTACGTTAATAACACGTGCAGCTGGTACGTGAGACGGCAATTCAGTGTCTAACTGCCATGTCTGAGCTGCCCTATGCTAGGATATATCCTTTCAGGCTAGAGGTTTGTTTTCtgcttctttatttttttttcctttctaatCACTTCAGTTCAGCTATACATTTATGTGCCATCTTTTCACGTGTTTGTATTCATCTTCAGGTGCTACAAGTGTTATCAAGGGCTCTTGATGACCCGAAGAGAAGTGTCAGGCAAGAGGCTGTAAAATGTCGGCAGGCATGGTTAGTTGATCTATATCTGCATAACTCCACAAGTTCTAGATCTGTTCAGAATGTCTTTTTGATGTCTTACACGGTTTTTGTTATCTATCACACAGGGCCTCAATCTCATCTAGAAGTCTTcgtatataaatttttgttagaAGAGATATTTTCGGCCCCCTCAGTGCAATATTGTGTCCAATCATTCAGCTTCATTGGCTGGACTAATATAATGCTACTGCAGCGTACATAATCCATGCATCTAACTCCAAAATTTGGATGGTATCTGTGACCCACTTGAGTGTATCAATCTCTTGTTTATGTAGTTTGactatcaattttttatattttttttataggattAGTGTCACAATTCCGTTGTTTTACTTTGAGACATATACGCTGTGGTTTCGAAATCATAAATTCATTTGGAGCAGTGTTTTTCCTTTCAACATTACAATGCACTTGCAGATGTACTTTCTATGGTATTTAAAAATAGCGAAAACCTGACCGGGTGCCTGCATCCTTGTACCATTCTGCTGCTCTAAAGATTTATGTTAATGTAAAgcctttttttgttttaacatCAGCAACACAACCAAAAATGGCTAGGGTTCTAATCTAGATTTAagatttgaattaattaaaacgtACAACTTGACTTTTAATCTTTCAGTTGAAATTATTTGACATGAAACTTAGAGTTTTCTTAATTTAGTATTTTGACTActatattataagtttataacagACAGTGGATGTCTGTGTAACATGAACTTATTACTATTTactataacaaaaaaataatataaatggaaactcaataaaaaaaaaagggtagtAATAGATTATTAGACTAACGAGAAGTTGGAAGCAAAAACCAAGTACAAATACAACACCACTTGATTATCTCTCATTTCATGCAAGAGACCTCGTTTTATGACAACATCACTAAATTACAATGAGGTCTAACTTAAACATAAATCTAGTTATAAAGCCAACTCAGGCCCATTTGTATCCGAACTCTCTACCTGGGCCGACATGCGGTGTGAACAGGCCCAACTTGTCTTGACATCTTGAGGTCAAACATATATAGAAACGTTAATTAGTTATGTGATCACTTATGTCAAAGGTTAATTTTTGATGACATGCATTTTGAAATAACGAATATATACCTGGAAATAAGCTTCAAGCTTCTTTTTGAGAGTTGTATACTCCTTCTTGACATGTTGGAATGTCCTCTTGCACCTACATCATGTACAATATATTGTTTCTTCAATTGATATTcgataattaaaataattgtttatatatatatatatatatatatatattttcttcgGATGATGAGTAAAATAGTGATTATGTATAGTACCCTTCAGCATTTCGAGCATTGCAATAATCCTTGAAGTGGGAGCATTCAACTTTCACCTTCTTGGCTCCAATGCTAGTGCTACTACCTTTAAACTGATGCATCAAACTATCTAATTTGCTGAAGTCTAGAGGCCTTTTTTCTCTGAAAATTTATGATCATACAGTAATTTGTATCATAAGTATGCcccatatatatcatataatatacaatgtgaatctattttttatttcaaatatgcaaaaaaggaaagaaagaaagaaaaccaAATTTGCTGCTTACAAGGCCTGATCCAGATTGTAGAGAAAACGGGCAGAATCACGATAGTACAAGGTGACAACTTCCTCTACGAAACTGGGATTAGAACTGTCTTGCAACTCCTCCAACAATATGAATTGTTCATCCAAATATCCCTGCACATATAATTAAAGGTATAGTAACTTAAGCAGTTCAAATCTTAATTTATATGCATTGTAGTCTGTAAAATCAAACTTGAACCATACATTAGAAAGCAAAAAAAAGTAAGCAAGCACCCAATGCTGTCTTCCATGGATTTTGAGTCCCAATACCTCGATATGTATGAGGGATGTTATTTTGTTTACAGTTTTACCCTTACCATGATGGTgcagagaggctgcttccagtatCTATCTAAGATAGAAAAAGAATCTCCAGCCTTGCAAGGCATGCGGATAGAACCCTTATCTCTGTCTTCAGAGACAAAGGTATTAACCACTTATCTAATCTTACTGGTTTTTTGAACCATATACTAGGCGTATGTTacatcttttaaaaataaacataaacttttatgtttaaaatgttaCTGCATACATAAAGCTATACATTAAAGACACATATCCATGTATCTAGGTGGTAGTAATACGCGGCTAGCTAGCTCTTAGGaatatgataatttgttaaacaTAGCGCGCCGTtacttacattatatattatattattgtttgacGATTATATCATTCTAGCTCcttgttaattatttaaaattttaattcccgttaaagaaaaaaattaccTAATGAAATGAAACCAACCTGGTCGAAAAGGGATTTGCGAATGTTAGCAACCTGCCTATGCATTTGATTTCTATCCATCACTGACCCGCCCTGTGATGTAAGTTACAACAAGAAACACGAATGAATTCAAAGACTGGATATTATGCACTTATGATTGCTTACTAATGAACAAGTGTTAAAATCGAAGTTATGGTAAATATGGAACGATAGGATGATGTTTTATAGGCGCGtaaagtagaagtatatatGTCACGTCGATCGTTCTCAAATAAATTCCATTGGTTTTCAGCATCGAATCAACCATATGACATGAAACAAATTCATATTATAACATatgtaaagaaaaagaaagagtatTGGATTTTGGCTATGTATCTTTTTGGCATGAAATAAGTACCAAGCAACAAAAGACGCTTATCAAACcctttttaatcaaaactttctTTTGCATGGGAAATGGAATGCGGATTCGATTCTAGGGAGGTAAAAAGGTAATAATTCCATTTCCATAATCCAATTAATGAAAGAATAATGAATATTTAATTTCACTCCAATGTAATATAACACAAATTGCATTggaatatatacacacactagcTTATTCGGTTGGTATTTTTTGGGTGATTTTTTTGTTGTCTTTTTTCCCCTTAGTAAGCATTAGACAAAATAAAAGGCATGTAAAACATATATAGGTGGCTTTTGGGAAAGAGGTTTAATAGTAAATGATATTAATAGTAAATCagaatatatacacacacacccACAAAAATATGTAGCAAATGATATTAATAGTAAATCAGAATATATCTCCATTCCTGAATCTCATTAGAAGATTATTATATTACCCTACCAATATCTCTTTACAATCAAAAGCTTATACTATGCTTTATTAGCCAACTAATACTCTTTAATAACGAATTAAGCAGAAGTTTACTACTTTACCATAGTTCATATAGTAACAAAGCATGTAGCATAGCCGTGTGATTAAGTTCTTGGCGTTTCAGCAAGTATGAGACGATTGACGAATGCTACAAACATCTACACCGAACAGCAACCACaaacataatcaaaaacaactGTTACATATGTAATGTCCCGTCTACCATGACCACAATATTGTTTGTTTTGCGCACATGTACACAACTTTATTCGTGGGTGACATGATCACTCCCCGGGGTTACCCATATTGGTACTACTTCCACAAGAACATGTTTAACTAAAATAATTCTCTCAGGATCTGTTATGTAGAGGGTGGGGTTCAAAAGAGCTATAGTCCACGGGAAATGTGGAATTCGCCTAGTGTGTTCCAATCTAAAAGTATAAGAAATTAGGGATAGTACCAAATGTGGATTACAAATATGTATAaatcaagaaattaaaaatgtttACATGATGCTATCATGGTAAATAAGCTAAAAGAATTGGGTGACCAGTAGTAGCTATTGAAATGGACAGATGATGCTAATATAAGTGGCATTTGACATTAAACCACTGATCCATTATACAGCAAGCAACAAGGGAATTAGAGAAAAAGGGCAACCAGCAAATGATGGTTCATCCCAATTAGTCAGCGCTTTCATTCCTTTCACGAAACAATATCATGATAGGACCTCCGATTCTTCCACCTTTCTTCATTCGGGTTTATTTACTTTTCGGATATATATCCTATTATACCCATTAGAATAAACTGACAACACACCTACTGTTTTGCCTACAATATGCTGTCAATTAGGTATCAACTACTATCATGCATTGCATATATGTGATAAATTCATGCAAATGCCAACACAGTCTACTCTATGGATGTAAATGCACTTATTCCACCTTTTTACTTACAAATTCTACTTCATTCTCAGtaatacttttactttttttagaacggcacaCCACACTACTACTACTAAACTGCACGAATGTCTGGGTATTCTAGGACTTACCAACCCCCAACCCCCGTCCCctccaaaaaaattaaaaaaaatctgcGCCTACAAATGTGAAATGTGGAACTGGGACTCAAATCCGAGTGGAAAACCTCAAGGTCAAAGGCCTTACCAATGActtaataacaataatgttATCCTTTCCTAAGAAACCATCCTGAATTTTGAATCAAACCTACATCATTTTAAGagaat
The Erigeron canadensis isolate Cc75 chromosome 2, C_canadensis_v1, whole genome shotgun sequence DNA segment above includes these coding regions:
- the LOC122589070 gene encoding histidine-containing phosphotransfer protein 4 isoform X2, which gives rise to MDRNQMHRQVANIRKSLFDQGYLDEQFILLEELQDSSNPSFVEEVVTLYYRDSARFLYNLDQALEKRPLDFSKLDSLMHQFKGSSTSIGAKKVKVECSHFKDYCNARNAEGCKRTFQHVKKEYTTLKKKLEAYFQMSRQVGPVHTACRPR
- the LOC122589070 gene encoding histidine-containing phosphotransfer protein 4 isoform X1: MGGSVMDRNQMHRQVANIRKSLFDQGYLDEQFILLEELQDSSNPSFVEEVVTLYYRDSARFLYNLDQALEKRPLDFSKLDSLMHQFKGSSTSIGAKKVKVECSHFKDYCNARNAEGCKRTFQHVKKEYTTLKKKLEAYFQMSRQVGPVHTACRPR